GAATCAGGTAAATGCCATCCATCAGATTTTGATATTAAACCCATAACGATATCCTCCAGTAATATTATGCCTCTTAATGAAAGTATCGGCAAATATTACTCCCTACTGGAATAGACTCTAATTGTAAAATCACACAATATAGAGATCATAATACATATTATAAATACTTTTTTACCCTGTTGCCAATGTCCGGTCTATAATACATCCCCTCAAATGAAATCTTTTCGATTTCATTATAAACCTTATCCCTGGCAGAGATATAGTCATCGCTAATAGCCGTTACATTAAGCACCCTTCCCCCATTTGTATAGAGGCTGCCGCCCTCAGTCCTTGTCCCTGCATGGAAGAGGATTATATCATCGCTTAGGGATTCAAGCCCCTTAATTTCCTTTCCCTTCTTATAATCCCCAGGATATCCCCCGGAAGCCAGAACAACGGTTATGGCAAATTTATCAAGAAAAAATAATTTTAAATCTTTCAGATTACCACTAATTGTCTTTTGAAAGACATCCCCAAGTTTGCCATCCAGCAAGGGTAGAATAGCTTGGACCTCGGGATCTCCAAATCTAACATTGAACTCTAAAACCCTAATCTCATCATCACAAACGATTAGACCCGCATATAAAATTCCCTTAAAGGCGATCCCCTCCTCCCTCATCCCAGCTATCGTAGGTTTTAATATCTCAGTGCAAATCCTTTGTAATTTCTTATCATTTATAAGTGGCGCAGGAGCATATGCACCCATACCTCCCGTATTGGGGCCTCTATCTTCATCAAAGATTCTCTTATGATCCTGCGCAGCCACAAAGGGGAGTACCGTCTCACCATCAGAAATGCCTAACACCGAGACCTCCTCACCATCAATAAAATCCTCGATGAATACCCTTGTGTCATCCCTCACATTCTGATTCACAAAATCTATTGCTTCTTTCCTGCTTTCCGGAATACCTACCCCCTTTCCCGCGGCAAGACCATCAAGTTTAATAACCATTGGATAATTTTCGTATCCCTCGATATATTTAATAATACCATCCCTGCCTATAAAGTCAATA
This genomic window from Spirochaetota bacterium contains:
- the purD gene encoding phosphoribosylamine--glycine ligase; the protein is MKYLIIGSGGREHALYWRLLSDGSAREVFVAPGNGGIRDEYRIDMPIDDFDRISKFCVEQRIDAVIVGPEAPLCSGIVDYLEGKRIPVIGPSKRAAMLEGSKLFAKSIMEKYAIPTAKHIDFIGRDGIIKYIEGYENYPMVIKLDGLAAGKGVGIPESRKEAIDFVNQNVRDDTRVFIEDFIDGEEVSVLGISDGETVLPFVAAQDHKRIFDEDRGPNTGGMGAYAPAPLINDKKLQRICTEILKPTIAGMREEGIAFKGILYAGLIVCDDEIRVLEFNVRFGDPEVQAILPLLDGKLGDVFQKTISGNLKDLKLFFLDKFAITVVLASGGYPGDYKKGKEIKGLESLSDDIILFHAGTRTEGGSLYTNGGRVLNVTAISDDYISARDKVYNEIEKISFEGMYYRPDIGNRVKKYL